The following proteins come from a genomic window of Nostoc sp. TCL26-01:
- a CDS encoding LysR family transcriptional regulator: protein MSDLPFTLDQLRILKAIAVEGSFKRAADSLYVSQPAVSLQVQNLERQLDVPLFDRGGRRAQLTEAGHLLLSYGEKILSLCQETCRAIEDLQNLQGGTLIVGASQTTGTYLLPRMIGMFRQKYPDVAVQLHVHSTRRTAWSVANGQVDLAIIGGEIPGELAESLEIIPYAEDELALILPVFHPFTKLETIQKEDLYKLQFIALDSQSTIRKVIDQVLARCEIDTRRFKIEMELNSIEAIKNAVQSGLGAAFVSTSAIAKELQMSVLHRTPIEGVVVKRTLWLIYNPNRYRSKAAEAFSQEILPQFATPDWNQDVLKLEQKRIVVNALDAALPNAGDED, encoded by the coding sequence ATGTCTGACCTTCCTTTCACTTTAGATCAACTACGTATTCTCAAAGCGATCGCTGTAGAAGGGAGCTTCAAGCGCGCTGCTGATAGTCTTTATGTCTCCCAACCTGCTGTGAGTTTGCAAGTGCAAAATTTAGAACGGCAGTTGGATGTACCTCTATTTGACCGTGGCGGACGGCGCGCTCAATTAACTGAAGCAGGGCATCTACTGTTAAGCTATGGGGAAAAAATCCTCAGTCTGTGCCAAGAAACTTGCCGCGCTATTGAAGATTTACAAAATCTCCAAGGCGGTACTTTAATTGTCGGCGCTTCGCAAACTACTGGTACATACCTTTTGCCCAGGATGATTGGGATGTTTCGCCAAAAATACCCCGATGTCGCAGTCCAACTACACGTCCACTCGACTCGCCGCACTGCTTGGAGTGTCGCTAATGGACAGGTAGATTTAGCCATCATTGGTGGCGAAATCCCTGGAGAATTAGCAGAATCTCTAGAAATTATCCCCTATGCAGAGGATGAATTAGCTCTGATTTTGCCCGTCTTCCATCCTTTTACCAAACTGGAAACCATTCAAAAAGAAGATTTATATAAACTGCAATTCATTGCTCTAGATTCACAATCCACAATTCGCAAAGTCATTGACCAAGTACTAGCTCGCTGTGAAATTGATACTCGACGATTTAAAATCGAAATGGAATTAAATTCCATTGAAGCCATTAAAAATGCTGTGCAATCTGGTTTAGGTGCAGCCTTTGTTTCTACCTCCGCCATAGCTAAAGAACTGCAAATGAGTGTGCTACATCGCACTCCTATTGAAGGTGTAGTTGTCAAGCGAACTTTGTGGTTGATTTATAACCCCAATCGTTATAGATCAAAGGCCGCAGAAGCTTTTAGTCAAGAAATTTTGCCCCAATTTGCTACACCTGACTGGAATCAAGATGTGTTAAAATTAGAACAAAAAAGGATAGTGGTAAATGCACTGGATGCAGCATTACCCAATGCTGGCGACGAAGACTAA
- a CDS encoding NnrU family protein yields the protein MMLNPWLTPSHFVMLGLQLSFAIAHSGGAALRPWAEKYIGPRLYRIIFALISLPLAGILIIYFFNHRYDGWQLWQVQGVPGIKALVWVLSAISFLFLYPATFNLLEIAAIQKPQVHLYETGIIRITRHPQMVGQIIWCVAHTLWLGTSFTLVTSVGLILHHLFGVWHGDRRLLSRYGDAFVMVKQRTSIIPFLAVLDGRQSIKWIEFIRPAYLGVAVFVALLWWAHPLLFVATSRLRW from the coding sequence ATGATGCTGAATCCTTGGTTGACTCCGAGTCATTTTGTCATGCTGGGGTTACAATTATCCTTTGCGATCGCCCATAGTGGTGGAGCAGCTTTGCGACCTTGGGCAGAAAAGTACATTGGGCCAAGGCTTTATCGCATTATTTTTGCATTAATCAGTCTACCGTTGGCTGGCATACTAATTATTTACTTTTTTAATCATCGCTACGATGGCTGGCAACTCTGGCAGGTACAAGGTGTACCAGGTATAAAAGCGCTAGTTTGGGTGTTGTCAGCGATTTCATTTTTGTTTTTGTATCCTGCCACCTTCAATCTACTAGAAATTGCTGCCATTCAAAAGCCCCAAGTACATTTGTATGAAACAGGAATTATCCGCATCACTCGCCATCCCCAGATGGTAGGGCAGATAATTTGGTGTGTAGCCCATACTTTGTGGCTAGGGACTAGCTTTACCTTGGTGACTTCTGTGGGGTTGATTTTGCACCATTTATTTGGGGTTTGGCATGGCGATCGCCGTCTATTGTCGCGTTACGGCGATGCTTTTGTCATGGTCAAACAACGCACATCAATTATCCCTTTTCTGGCAGTTCTGGATGGCCGCCAATCTATCAAATGGATAGAGTTTATTCGTCCTGCTTATTTAGGAG